In Citrobacter sp. RHB25-C09, the following proteins share a genomic window:
- the hycI gene encoding hydrogenase maturation peptidase HycI → MTDVLLCVGNSMMGDDGAGPLLAEKCAAEAKGRWIVIDGGSVPENDIVAIRELRPDRLLIVDATDMGLNPGEIRIIDPDDIAEMFMMTTHNMPLNYLVDQLREDVGEVIFLGIQPDIVGFYYPMTQPIKDAVEIVYQRLDGWEGCGGFAELDVPDA, encoded by the coding sequence GTGACTGACGTTTTACTGTGTGTGGGCAATAGCATGATGGGTGATGACGGCGCGGGCCCACTACTGGCGGAAAAGTGTGCCGCTGAAGCAAAAGGGCGCTGGATCGTCATTGATGGCGGCAGCGTACCGGAAAACGACATTGTTGCTATTCGGGAACTGCGCCCGGATCGTCTGCTCATTGTTGATGCCACTGACATGGGGCTGAACCCTGGCGAGATCCGCATCATCGACCCGGACGATATCGCCGAGATGTTTATGATGACCACCCATAACATGCCGCTGAATTACCTTGTCGATCAGCTCAGGGAGGATGTCGGCGAGGTGATCTTCTTAGGCATTCAGCCGGATATCGTCGGCTTTTATTACCCAATGACCCAGCCGATTAAAGATGCCGTCGAGATCGTTTATCAGCGGCTCGATGGTTGGGAAGGGTGCGGCGGGTTTGCGGAACTGGACGTACCCGACGCGTAA
- a CDS encoding 6-phospho-beta-glucosidase — protein sequence MSLFPQGFLWGGALAANQSEGAYREGGKGLTTVDMIPHGEHRMPVKLGLEKRFQLRNDEFYPSHTAIDFYHRYKEDIALMAEMGFTVFRTSIAWSRIYPNGDELTPNEEGIAFYRAVFAECKKYGIEPLVTLCHFDVPMHLVREYGSWRNRKMVEFFTRYARTCFDAFDGLVKYWLTFNEINIMLHSPFSGAGLVFEEGENQDQVKYQAAHHELIASALATKIAHEINPNNQVGCMLAGGNFYPYSCKPEDVWTALEKDRENLFFIDVQARGAYPAYSARVFREKGVVIEKAPEDDAILKNTVDFVSFSYYASRCASAEMNAKNTSAANVVKSLRNPYIQVSDWGWGIDPLGLRITMNMMYDRYQKPLFLVENGLGAKDEVDANGEINDDYRISYLREHIRAMADAIEDGVPLMGYTTWGCIDLVAASTGEMSKRYGFVYVDRDDAGNGTLARTRKKSFWWYKKVIASNGEDLA from the coding sequence ATGTCTTTATTTCCGCAAGGATTTTTATGGGGCGGCGCGCTGGCCGCCAACCAGTCTGAAGGAGCGTATCGCGAAGGCGGTAAAGGGTTAACCACCGTCGATATGATCCCTCACGGCGAGCACCGCATGCCGGTAAAACTTGGACTGGAAAAGCGCTTTCAACTGCGGAATGATGAGTTTTATCCTAGCCATACGGCGATCGATTTCTATCATCGTTATAAAGAAGATATCGCGCTGATGGCTGAAATGGGGTTCACGGTTTTTCGCACCTCGATCGCCTGGAGCCGCATTTACCCTAACGGTGACGAACTGACACCCAATGAGGAAGGCATCGCGTTTTACCGCGCGGTATTTGCTGAATGCAAAAAGTACGGTATTGAACCTCTGGTCACCCTTTGCCACTTTGACGTCCCTATGCATCTGGTCAGGGAATACGGCTCCTGGCGCAACCGCAAGATGGTGGAGTTTTTCACTCGCTATGCCCGTACCTGTTTTGACGCGTTCGACGGTCTGGTGAAGTACTGGCTCACCTTCAATGAAATCAACATTATGCTGCACAGCCCGTTCTCCGGTGCCGGGCTGGTGTTTGAAGAGGGTGAAAATCAGGATCAGGTGAAGTATCAGGCCGCGCACCATGAGCTGATCGCCAGCGCGCTGGCAACCAAAATCGCGCATGAGATCAACCCAAACAACCAGGTAGGCTGCATGCTGGCAGGAGGAAACTTCTATCCCTACTCCTGTAAGCCAGAAGATGTCTGGACGGCACTGGAAAAAGATCGTGAAAACCTGTTTTTTATTGACGTTCAGGCACGCGGTGCCTATCCGGCCTATTCCGCTCGCGTGTTTCGTGAAAAAGGCGTGGTGATTGAGAAAGCGCCTGAAGACGATGCGATCCTGAAAAATACCGTTGATTTCGTCTCGTTCAGCTATTACGCCTCACGCTGTGCCTCGGCGGAAATGAACGCGAAAAATACCAGTGCGGCGAACGTGGTGAAGTCGCTGCGGAACCCGTACATTCAGGTCAGTGACTGGGGTTGGGGGATCGACCCACTGGGCCTGCGCATCACCATGAATATGATGTACGACCGTTATCAGAAGCCGCTGTTTCTGGTAGAAAACGGTCTCGGCGCGAAAGATGAAGTCGATGCCAACGGGGAGATCAACGACGATTACCGGATCAGCTACCTACGTGAGCACATCCGGGCAATGGCCGACGCCATTGAGGACGGCGTGCCGCTGATGGGATACACCACCTGGGGCTGTATCGATCTGGTTGCGGCATCGACCGGCGAGATGAGCAAACGCTATGGATTCGTCTATGTTGACCGCGACGACGCCGGTAACGGCACGCTGGCACGTACCCGTAAAAAATCGTTCTGGTGGTATAAAAAAGTGATCGCCAGTAACGGAGAGGATCTGGCGTGA
- a CDS encoding SymE family type I addiction module toxin translates to MTIEAGNTDTAIVKPFRRLKVSYVRKRHEDPKTGNTRRYSRHASLTINGDWLEQAGFPTGTVVNVAVMQGKLVIEQA, encoded by the coding sequence ATGACTATTGAAGCTGGCAACACTGACACCGCTATCGTTAAACCGTTTCGTCGTTTAAAGGTCAGCTACGTCAGGAAGCGTCATGAAGACCCCAAAACCGGCAACACGCGGCGCTATAGCCGACATGCATCGTTAACCATTAATGGCGACTGGCTGGAACAGGCGGGTTTCCCCACCGGTACTGTGGTGAACGTGGCAGTCATGCAGGGGAAGTTAGTGATCGAACAGGCGTGA
- a CDS encoding formate hydrogenlyase maturation HycH family protein: protein MSETVVFSQLSRKFIDENDATPPEAQQVVYYSLAIGHHLGVIDCLEAALTCPWDAYQAWIATLEAGSEARRKMEGVPRYGEIVIDVNHVQMLACAFDRALAVQSPQLQAWSKQLLSLLHNIHQESAIYLMVRRLRD from the coding sequence ATGAGTGAAACGGTGGTGTTCAGTCAACTGAGCCGTAAGTTTATTGATGAGAACGATGCGACGCCTCCAGAGGCGCAGCAGGTTGTCTATTACAGCCTGGCGATTGGCCACCACCTTGGGGTCATCGACTGTCTGGAAGCGGCGCTCACCTGTCCGTGGGACGCCTACCAGGCATGGATCGCCACTCTTGAGGCGGGCAGTGAAGCCCGCCGCAAAATGGAGGGGGTGCCTAGATACGGCGAGATCGTTATCGATGTCAATCACGTGCAAATGCTGGCATGTGCGTTTGACAGGGCGCTCGCCGTGCAAAGCCCGCAGCTGCAGGCGTGGAGCAAACAGTTGCTCAGCTTGCTGCACAATATTCATCAGGAGAGCGCCATCTATCTGATGGTGAGGAGACTGCGTGACTGA